From the genome of Deinococcus roseus, one region includes:
- a CDS encoding type IV secretory system conjugative DNA transfer family protein: MNKRLQKKLRALGWLSMLLSAGSLVTSTVMLIQAVPTLNEQLYQGGWGNILKENSKNKMVLRCFTKRKCQPYLFKGIAYYSNAAWAFGGFLALAAACVGFFAAALPNYKDKAPGGSDWSNSNRMKKWVSPKGKRYGYLGYALDTGKLITYPGQSLFFHTVMPTNSGGGKTSKMMLPKVLSSAKQGISEVIIDMKGDLKSGFMLAPLMYEHYGHDVQMFMPFSASTMGWNLLWSDMTLEQASELAEMVRPRSGTGNAGVDYHKNNERELVQALIYGVSHSANGSISDLFEIINTGEVGVRSYIKNHPLMEVQQTASGFESMSSTQLQGLLSGLKAELSIFVNKNVARATSSYGQQVDLHRLFEKPGLLYIKLPEKFVRGGKAQVLLQLLLMTIQKTIWEYTDQRASASLPIPLVIRIDEKTNLGRIPNFVETITTMRSRNVCYEVAFQNMKQGFALYGEKDWNAILEAFGVTLFLPKFMHAESQKYYSEMLGEMTVLSTKITRSRGPMMFDFTSHRHGVAEAEDKRPLLAVHEMEQMDEHLAVVKNYDGKMQVVLPYLSQKSVVVAHPETGQKVTIKNTLYRDFARIVKGVAPEAIWSGDKDKADEAVEILGRRVDRLIDRVCGTTDEKLVEAEGGALVNPEVEFPMWFKKLLELHAQMHVKDRIVLHITERIPSELKSEVVLKEFEKRDYLQFKTHEENQKIRVEITQKGMSILAGVGGGELHREARHREVSGPLFEWIHQNRTHIKDHPECSVAQGSEFVGELRQDAVLISKTEIKNLFNEKVISLLATQRVGTKNMCVVPLSSKELYEMVTDADRRHRAMLAQQSPYTVVEEAPKKGKTSGAVGVPVVVPVENKKKSKNDTLGFGVQENNRDG; the protein is encoded by the coding sequence ATGAATAAGCGACTGCAGAAGAAATTGCGAGCACTGGGCTGGTTGAGCATGCTGCTCAGCGCTGGATCCCTGGTCACTTCCACAGTGATGCTCATTCAGGCAGTGCCCACCCTCAACGAGCAACTCTACCAGGGCGGCTGGGGCAACATCCTGAAAGAAAACTCCAAAAACAAAATGGTTTTGCGCTGCTTCACCAAACGCAAATGCCAACCGTACCTGTTCAAGGGCATCGCCTATTACAGCAATGCCGCCTGGGCCTTCGGAGGGTTCCTGGCCCTGGCAGCGGCATGCGTGGGATTCTTCGCAGCTGCCCTGCCGAACTACAAAGACAAAGCCCCGGGGGGCAGCGACTGGTCGAACAGCAACCGCATGAAAAAGTGGGTCAGCCCCAAAGGCAAACGCTACGGTTACCTCGGTTACGCCCTCGACACCGGGAAACTCATCACTTACCCTGGCCAGTCCTTGTTTTTTCACACCGTGATGCCCACCAACTCCGGGGGAGGGAAAACCAGCAAGATGATGCTTCCCAAGGTGTTGAGCAGCGCCAAACAGGGCATTTCTGAAGTGATCATTGACATGAAAGGGGACCTCAAAAGTGGATTCATGCTGGCCCCACTGATGTATGAGCACTACGGGCATGACGTGCAGATGTTCATGCCTTTTTCCGCCTCCACCATGGGCTGGAATTTGTTGTGGAGTGACATGACCCTGGAGCAGGCTTCCGAACTTGCGGAAATGGTGCGGCCCCGCAGCGGCACCGGCAATGCGGGGGTCGATTACCACAAGAACAATGAGCGTGAACTGGTGCAGGCCCTGATTTATGGGGTGTCCCACTCTGCCAACGGCAGCATCTCCGACCTGTTTGAGATCATCAACACCGGCGAGGTGGGGGTGCGCAGTTACATCAAGAACCACCCCCTGATGGAGGTGCAACAGACCGCTTCAGGGTTTGAGAGCATGAGCAGCACCCAGCTGCAGGGTTTGCTGTCGGGTTTGAAGGCAGAACTTTCCATTTTTGTGAACAAAAATGTCGCCAGAGCCACCTCCAGTTACGGCCAGCAGGTGGATTTGCACCGCCTGTTCGAGAAACCCGGCCTGCTGTACATCAAGCTGCCAGAGAAGTTTGTGCGTGGGGGGAAAGCCCAGGTGCTGCTGCAGCTGCTGCTGATGACCATCCAGAAAACCATCTGGGAGTACACCGACCAGCGCGCCAGCGCTTCCCTGCCGATCCCGCTGGTGATCCGCATCGATGAGAAAACCAACCTGGGCCGCATCCCCAACTTTGTGGAAACCATCACCACCATGCGTTCCCGCAACGTGTGCTATGAGGTGGCCTTCCAGAACATGAAGCAGGGCTTTGCCCTGTACGGCGAGAAAGATTGGAATGCCATCCTGGAAGCTTTCGGGGTGACCTTGTTTCTGCCCAAATTCATGCACGCTGAAAGCCAGAAGTATTACTCCGAAATGCTGGGTGAGATGACGGTGCTTTCCACCAAAATCACCCGCTCTCGTGGCCCCATGATGTTTGATTTCACCTCTCACCGTCACGGGGTGGCCGAAGCCGAAGACAAACGCCCGCTGCTCGCCGTGCACGAAATGGAACAAATGGATGAGCACCTCGCCGTGGTGAAAAACTACGATGGAAAAATGCAGGTGGTTCTGCCCTACCTGTCCCAGAAATCTGTGGTGGTGGCCCACCCTGAAACCGGCCAGAAAGTCACCATCAAAAACACCCTTTACCGTGACTTTGCACGCATCGTCAAAGGGGTTGCTCCTGAAGCCATCTGGAGCGGAGACAAAGACAAAGCCGATGAAGCGGTGGAAATCCTGGGCAGGCGGGTGGACCGGCTGATTGACCGGGTGTGCGGAACCACCGATGAGAAGCTGGTGGAAGCCGAAGGCGGAGCGCTGGTGAACCCTGAAGTGGAGTTTCCCATGTGGTTCAAGAAACTGCTGGAACTCCACGCGCAGATGCATGTGAAAGACCGCATTGTGCTGCACATCACGGAGCGCATTCCCTCTGAACTGAAATCCGAAGTGGTGCTGAAAGAGTTTGAGAAGCGCGATTACCTTCAATTCAAAACCCATGAGGAAAACCAGAAAATCCGGGTGGAAATCACCCAGAAAGGCATGTCCATTCTGGCTGGGGTTGGGGGCGGGGAACTGCACCGGGAAGCCAGGCACCGGGAGGTGAGTGGTCCCCTCTTTGAATGGATTCACCAGAACCGCACCCACATCAAAGACCATCCGGAGTGCTCGGTGGCTCAGGGCAGTGAATTTGTGGGGGAATTGCGGCAGGATGCCGTTCTGATCTCCAAGACCGAAATCAAAAACCTGTTCAACGAAAAAGTGATTTCGTTGCTGGCCACCCAGCGTGTGG